The genomic region CGGACCCCTGCTCGCGCCCGCTGGCATACCCGCTGACAATGCGCTGCGCGAGACGCGCGAAGGGCATGCTCTGGAGCCACACCGTGCCGTGTCCCTGCAGGGTGGCGAGGAAGAGACCCTCCCCACCGAAGACCATCGACTTGAGATTCCCGGCGCGCTGGATGTCGTAGCTGATGCCCTTCGTGAAGGCGACCAGGCAACCGGTATCCACGAACAGCTTCTCGCCATTCAGTTCTTTCCGCACCACCGTCCCCCCGGCGTGGACGAAGGCCAGGCCATCGCCATTCAGGCGCTGGAGGATGAAGCCCTCGCCGCCGAAGAGACCCGCGCCGAGCTTCTTGTTGAAGGCAATGCCGAGCTGGGTGCCCATCGCCGCGCAAAGGAAGGCATCCTTCTGACAAAGCAACTCACCCCCATGCTGTGAGAGATCCACGGGAACGACCGTGCCGGGATACGGCGCGGCGAAGGTGACCCGCTTCTTGCCACTGACGCGATTGGTGAAGTGAGTCATGAAGATCGACTCACCGGTCAGCGCTCGTTTCCCGACCGCCATCAGCTTACCCATGAAGCCTTGGTCCGGCGTGGAGCCGTCACCCATCTTCGTCTCGAAGGCGATGCCGTCTTCCATGTAGTTCATCGCACCGCCCTCGGCGATGACGGTCTCGCCGGGGTCGAGCTCGATCTCGACCATCTGGATCGACTCGCCGATGATCTCATAGTCGATCTCGTGCGAACGCTTGCCGCGCATCGGCGGCGGGCTTCCAGCGGGAAGGGCGGGTGGCATGCCGGGACCCTGAAACAGATCGGGCAGGACTTTCGCGGCGGGTTCCCAGCCGGACATGCCTTGGGTCCACATGAGGGTCTGCGGAGTGATCGTGCCGCCCTCGACCAGTTCGGTCAGGTTTTCCTCGGAAGTGGAAGCGGAGGAGCCGGAAGCGCTGTGGTAGTGCCAGGTTTTCATGGTGGGATGGAAAAATAGGAGAGGTGGAAAAACGCGCAAGGATGCATGAACCGGCAGGCGTGGCGAGTGGAGGATCGCCTGAGATTTCCAACCGCCGCCGGGGACCGCTCCGCGTTGTCACCACCGCGCCTACCGTGGGAAGGAACGCCCTTCTAGGTAGGCGCACTGGTAACAGTGCGGAGTGGTCCCTGACTGCGGACTTCTCCCGTGCTTCCACGGCATCACCACCGCGTCTACAAAAGCTGAGTCTCCGCCAGCAAATGGTAGGTCCCCTGCTTCGCAACAAGTTCCTCATGCGTGCCGCTTTCAACAAGCCGGCCGTGATTCATCACGAGGATGGCATCGGCATGGCGCACGGTGGAGAGACGATGTGCGATAACGAGGCTGGTCCGACCCGCCATCAAGCGTTCCAGCGCTTCATTCACCAATCGCTCGCTCTCCGTATCCAGCGCGCTGGTCGCCTCGTCTAACAAGAGAATCCGCGGGTCGGCTAGAATCGCGCGGGCAATGGCGATGCGCTGGCGCTGGCCACCGGAGAGCTTGGTGCCACGCGGGCCGACCATGGTATCGTAACCCTCCGGCAGCGAGGCGATGAACTGGTGCGCATTCGCCTGCTTGGCGGCATTCTCAATGTCAGACGCACTGGCACCCGGCCGGCCGTATTCGATGTTCTCGCGGATCGATCCGCCGAAGAGCATCACCTCCTGCGGTACCACCGCGATCTGCTTGCGCAGCGAGGAAAGCTCCAGCTCCGAGGCATCGGCACCGTCAAACAAAACGCGACCGCTTTCCGGCTGATGGAAGCCG from Luteolibacter arcticus harbors:
- a CDS encoding TIGR00266 family protein; this translates as MRGKRSHEIDYEIIGESIQMVEIELDPGETVIAEGGAMNYMEDGIAFETKMGDGSTPDQGFMGKLMAVGKRALTGESIFMTHFTNRVSGKKRVTFAAPYPGTVVPVDLSQHGGELLCQKDAFLCAAMGTQLGIAFNKKLGAGLFGGEGFILQRLNGDGLAFVHAGGTVVRKELNGEKLFVDTGCLVAFTKGISYDIQRAGNLKSMVFGGEGLFLATLQGHGTVWLQSMPFARLAQRIVSGYASGREQGSALGGLGNLFGD